One stretch of Hypanus sabinus isolate sHypSab1 chromosome 29, sHypSab1.hap1, whole genome shotgun sequence DNA includes these proteins:
- the LOC132382814 gene encoding septin-4-like, protein MDRDKEYVGFATLPNQVHRKSVKKGFDFTLMVAGESGLGKSTLIDSLFLTNLYKERIIPSAEERITKTLEITKHGVDIEECGVRVKLTVVDTPGFGDAVDNSECWKPIVEYIDEQFEHYFRDESGLNRKNIQDNRVHCLLYFLSPLAHGLRPLDVEFMKAVHEKVNVVPIIAKADTLTPSEVQRAKLKSRNNTE, encoded by the exons ATG GACCGAGACAAGGAGTATGTTGGATTTGCCACCCTCCCCAACCAGGTCCATCGCaagtcagtgaagaaagggtttgACTTCACTCTTATGGTTGCAG GAGAGTCAGGTCTTGGGAAATCCACACTAATTGACAGTCTCTTTCTGACAAACCTCTACAAGGAACGAATCATCCCAAGTGCCGAAG AGAGGATCACAAAGACCCTGGAGATTACGAAGCATGGTGTGGACATCGAGGAGTGCGGGGTGAGAGTCAAACTGACAGTGGTGGACACTCCGGGTTTTGGAGATGCTGTAGACAATTCCGAATG CTGGAAGCCAATCGTTGAATACATCGACGAGCAGTTTGAGCATTACTTCAGGGATGAAAGTGGCCTTAATCGCAAGAACATCCAGGACAACCGGGTCCACTgcctcctgtacttcctctctcCTCTGGCCCATGG GCTGAGGCCACTGGATGTAGAGTTCATGAAGGCAGTTCACGAGAAGGTCAACGTGGTTCCCATCATCGCCAAAGCCGACACCCTCACCCCCTCAGAAGTGCAGAGGGCCAAGCTGAAG AGCAGGAACAACACGGAGTGA